Proteins from one Chitinivorax tropicus genomic window:
- a CDS encoding NAD(P)H-hydrate dehydratase gives MTAVYHVEQIRTLESMGATQVGQPLMQLAGQAVADWVRSHVPTGQRILCVAGQGNNGGDALVAARLLKQAGYQIDMLFLGQVATLPPDAQRAWQDWQATGQPCLTALPSPAPSYRIVIDGLFGIGLNRPLDAGWMAWVDQLNLLAAPKLALDVPSGLCAKTGAVLGRAVHAKWTMTFIGLKPGLLTHDGPDHAGEIIMAPLGLDAHTLLAPAGRALHGADVAGLLAPRLRNSHKGLFGSVGVIGGAAGMVGAALLAGRAALKLGAGRVTLGLLDPDAPRVDHLQPELMLRHAEDLFHLAHLTCLAVGPGLGKSADAVHALDLALRTPLPLVLDADALNLIADKPDLANQLATRQGTTVLTPHPAEAGRLLGWQTAAVQADRLQAATALAEHFGADLVLKGCGSICMSCQGEWCINTSGNPGLASGGQGDVLAGVVAALLGQGLSGFDAVQLAVYLHGAAADKLVTEGLGPVGLTASEIIDAARAVLRGLTKRG, from the coding sequence ATGACTGCTGTATACCATGTGGAGCAGATACGGACCTTGGAGAGCATGGGGGCGACCCAGGTCGGCCAACCACTGATGCAACTGGCGGGGCAGGCCGTGGCGGACTGGGTGCGGAGCCATGTGCCTACCGGACAACGGATTCTGTGTGTGGCCGGGCAGGGTAACAATGGGGGGGATGCGTTGGTGGCTGCACGCTTGCTGAAGCAGGCTGGCTACCAGATCGACATGTTGTTCCTGGGGCAGGTTGCGACTTTGCCACCCGATGCGCAACGGGCCTGGCAGGACTGGCAAGCCACCGGGCAGCCTTGTCTGACGGCTCTACCCAGCCCAGCCCCCAGCTATCGGATCGTCATCGACGGTTTGTTCGGCATTGGTCTGAACCGCCCCTTGGATGCGGGCTGGATGGCTTGGGTTGATCAGCTGAATCTGCTGGCGGCGCCTAAGCTGGCATTGGATGTGCCCAGTGGTCTGTGCGCCAAGACCGGTGCAGTGCTGGGGCGTGCGGTCCATGCCAAATGGACGATGACCTTCATCGGCTTGAAGCCCGGCCTGCTGACTCACGATGGGCCCGATCACGCAGGTGAGATCATCATGGCACCGCTTGGCCTGGATGCCCATACCCTGCTGGCGCCTGCTGGACGTGCGCTCCATGGCGCTGATGTGGCCGGGCTGCTTGCGCCACGGCTGCGCAACAGTCACAAAGGGCTGTTCGGCAGTGTTGGTGTGATCGGCGGCGCGGCGGGCATGGTCGGTGCCGCGTTGCTGGCGGGGCGGGCCGCGCTGAAATTGGGTGCCGGTCGCGTCACACTGGGCCTGCTTGACCCGGATGCACCTCGGGTGGATCACCTGCAACCCGAGCTGATGCTCCGGCATGCCGAGGATCTGTTCCATCTGGCGCATTTGACTTGCCTGGCTGTCGGGCCTGGGCTCGGGAAAAGCGCAGATGCCGTACATGCGCTCGATCTGGCACTGCGCACCCCGCTGCCATTGGTGTTGGATGCCGATGCCCTGAATTTGATTGCCGACAAACCCGATCTCGCCAACCAGCTGGCAACCCGACAAGGTACCACGGTGCTGACTCCCCATCCGGCGGAGGCCGGGCGCCTGCTGGGATGGCAGACCGCAGCGGTGCAGGCGGATCGCCTGCAGGCCGCTACCGCATTGGCCGAGCATTTCGGTGCTGATCTGGTGCTGAAAGGCTGCGGTAGTATCTGTATGTCGTGTCAGGGGGAATGGTGCATCAATACCAGCGGTAACCCTGGCTTGGCCAGCGGTGGGCAAGGAGATGTGTTGGCGGGCGTGGTTGCGGCCTTGCTGGGGCAGGGCTTGAGTGGTTTTGATGCAGTGCAGCTCGCGGTATACCTGCATGGTGCAGCGGCAGACAAATTGGTGACTGAGGGCCTGGGGCCGGTGGGTTTGACCGCGTCAGAAATCATCGACGCCGCCCGGGCGGTATTGCGTGGGCTGACCAAGCGCGGGTAA
- the tmk gene encoding dTMP kinase: MPARFITLEGIDGAGKSTHLTWLTQWLARHAIDHIITREPGGTPLGEQLRALLLHEPMHLETEALLMFAGRREHLHQVIQPALAAGRWVVSDRFTDASFAYQGGGRGLSEAKLRELEHWIGGIQPDLTLLFDVPLAVSQARMASSRQLDRFEQEQSDFHARVRQAYLDRAHAYPQRFRIIDASRPIADIHAELTHLMETFIA, encoded by the coding sequence ATGCCTGCACGTTTTATCACTTTGGAAGGCATCGATGGTGCCGGCAAAAGCACCCATCTGACCTGGCTCACACAGTGGCTGGCCCGCCACGCCATTGACCATATCATCACCCGCGAGCCAGGCGGCACGCCGCTGGGCGAGCAACTACGCGCCCTCCTGCTACATGAACCCATGCACCTGGAAACCGAGGCACTGCTGATGTTTGCCGGGCGGCGCGAACACCTGCACCAAGTCATCCAGCCCGCGCTTGCCGCCGGGCGCTGGGTGGTGTCAGACCGCTTTACCGATGCCAGCTTCGCTTACCAAGGCGGGGGACGGGGCCTGAGCGAGGCCAAGCTGCGCGAGCTGGAGCACTGGATCGGTGGCATCCAGCCGGATCTGACCCTGCTGTTCGACGTCCCACTGGCCGTCAGCCAAGCCCGCATGGCCAGCTCACGCCAGTTGGATCGCTTCGAGCAGGAGCAAAGCGATTTCCATGCACGTGTCCGCCAGGCCTATCTGGATCGCGCTCACGCTTATCCACAGCGCTTCCGCATCATCGACGCCAGCCGCCCCATCGCGGACATCCACGCAGAGCTTACCCACCTCATGGAAACATTCATCGCATGA
- a CDS encoding EAL domain-containing protein, whose translation MFSVVGFDVQEKLYESPCSQVFRAVDLLRGQQVVLKVLRQDYPRPEAVASYRWEYEIASQLLDCRCAARAYSLAFSRNRPVLVMEDIGGQSLQYWMGQRIFTLEESLTIASLLAEGIAEIHARHIVHKHITPDNIVYNPATRQLKIIDFGIASQLSRENPTIKNLDMLEGALAYMSPEQTRRMNRVLDYRTDFYSMGVVLYELLSHHLPFKGRDSLELVHCHLAEMPLLLSDVDPDIPRAVADIVAKLLEKTAERRYQSAWGIKSDLDACLLRLKDHLDIELFKLAEHDIPSGFHLPQTLYGREQEIDKMLDAFEHVSRGGRMLMLIAGYSGIGKTCLVQELFRPITMRRGYFISGKFDQFQRTVPYSALVTALQSLIGQLLTESEVSILRWRKLLIDALEQNGQLIIDVIPELELILGPQPPVAALPPREAQNRFNMLFQRFVRVFYQADHPLVIFLDDLQWADMATLQLMEVLLIDDEAGHLMIIGAFRDNEVNEQHPLTALTERLDRQAAPISFIVLQSMHLEHVTRLVSDAFYCSLEEAEPLADLVLHKTAGNPFFVGQFLTTLYQEGMIQFQADPENPDHARWRWDIARIEQSDITDNVVSLMLAKLRKQPADTVAALRLAACLGNRFDLATLALVIERQPAECYRRLFPAVRDGILLPASDLSILDQSNPDSTLVYHRLKFLHDRVQQAAYELIADDEKPGLHLRLGRLLLNNLGMAAWGERLFEVVDHLNRGLALVDAEGERIEVAQLNLEAARKAKFASAYSAALSYLQQGMTAFPGDWAEQYDLTLALHRERAEAEYLNGCYEASEQLIDTIWQKAALLDRSEAYAQLVTQLTMLGKNEEAVESASKALALLGMGFPVPENLNAALEAEIADVEAGLQACTVASLIDLPAMTDPRIMAVMKVMMTVHTTIYFTNRYALYSWVLARMTKLSMQYGNVPESSKGYASFGNTLAANRGRYQMGYEFGMLGLRLAEKYNSHSLKCKACLIISMFLNHWMRPVSEADVFNDEGQRAGMESGEFQFIGYILANCRTLNGFLRGENLNKLLSDTTRHLSFAKRVKHNLSTDNILGCRLVAANLAGETAGILSFDVADTTEADFLLASHEHRSFAALCFYRLAKAFALYLYGFPELALGCLDEARGMQGYVKGNLTEAAINFVHSLVLLALYPDVDVEGASLAQIEANQAQLLIWAEHCPANFLHQYQLVSAELARIQGETEHAMQLYDAAIQTAGNSGHLQHEAMANELAAKFWLQQGKLDFGRIYMRKARFGYVAWGAKNKAAALLSEHPRLLTEFLPATASPTPVANQLVGDPPQMAAPIRRRPSRIDDGPSLGELDIAAVLKASHAISSEIVLDKLLGQLLNTLLESAGGQKACLLLKRDESWVVAASQTGHQTPSLPAIGDPSALPNPLELPLQITQYVERTQACVVLHDATIDGLFVSDPYIVAVMPKSVLCMPILRQHVMVGMLYLENSQLAGVFHTERVELLNLLATQAAISIQNAMLYEKLAREIEEHKLSEQKLREAESKFRDIFDNAAEGIFRCEWDGQLILANNALARILGCKSPEDLKTHYGRQPFDVFLGREANDGLASAIRLEGAIRNVEVPARRADGTEIELSITAHVVRNEQNEVICYEGMVQDITERKRLESALQHQATHDALTGLPNRNVFMDRLTQAIAYARRNNGRCAVCFIDLDRFKWINDSFGHEMGDELLKTLAGRMTSCVRDSDTIARIGGDEFVVLLQDAVDGNEESKVIQRVLSRVVEPIHLGGRELVVTCSVGYSAFPTDGRNADDLLRFADAAMYQAKQEGRNNLQTYSAELGHKLSEKVHIESELRHAIEREQLSLHYQPQIELKTGRIVGLEALLRWKHPELGNISPGRFIPIAEETGLIEPLGEWVIHQACRQNRVWQEMGMPELSIAVNVSAKQFRRRGLEVLLANLLQSTHMTPEFLELELTESVSMDDPEKNIALMYKLKELGVKLAIDDFGTAYSNMHYLKRFPIDKLKLDGSFVKEITSDPRSLAITDAIISMAHRLGLVVIAEMVETPGQVALLESRECDQVQGHYFSAAMPAEACSNLLREGHIRAPIGVRKKTRQHTLMIVDDEFSVTTAMERDLREADYRILIANDVQIAFEELACHHVGVILCDQHMPDMMGIDFLKRARQLSPNTVRLLMSSHADFRGMLDAINDGTVHKFINKPVDRIELRTHVADALVLHERLLRSGLITDPHAGLWAPNPALPG comes from the coding sequence ATGTTCTCAGTGGTGGGATTCGATGTTCAGGAAAAACTCTATGAGAGCCCGTGCAGCCAAGTGTTCCGCGCGGTGGATTTGCTGCGTGGGCAGCAGGTGGTGCTGAAAGTATTGCGACAGGACTACCCGCGCCCCGAAGCAGTTGCGTCATATCGCTGGGAATACGAGATTGCCAGCCAATTGCTGGATTGCCGATGCGCGGCCAGGGCCTATAGCCTGGCTTTCAGCCGAAATCGCCCGGTGCTGGTCATGGAGGACATCGGCGGGCAATCCTTGCAGTATTGGATGGGCCAGCGGATATTCACATTGGAGGAATCGCTCACCATTGCCAGTCTGCTGGCAGAGGGTATTGCTGAGATCCATGCCCGGCATATCGTCCACAAACATATCACGCCGGACAATATTGTCTACAACCCCGCAACCCGGCAGCTCAAGATCATCGACTTCGGCATTGCCTCCCAGCTGTCCCGAGAGAACCCCACCATCAAGAATCTCGATATGCTGGAGGGCGCATTGGCGTACATGTCGCCCGAGCAGACCCGACGGATGAATCGCGTACTTGATTACCGGACCGACTTCTATTCGATGGGGGTGGTGTTGTATGAGCTGTTGAGCCATCACCTGCCCTTCAAGGGGCGCGATTCTTTGGAGCTGGTGCATTGCCATCTTGCTGAAATGCCATTGCTCCTGTCCGATGTCGATCCGGACATCCCCAGAGCTGTGGCCGACATTGTGGCCAAGCTGCTTGAGAAGACCGCAGAACGTCGTTACCAGAGTGCATGGGGAATCAAATCGGACCTGGATGCCTGCCTGCTGCGCTTGAAAGACCACCTGGACATTGAGCTGTTCAAGCTGGCGGAACACGATATACCCAGTGGTTTTCATCTGCCGCAAACCCTGTATGGTCGGGAGCAGGAGATCGACAAGATGCTCGATGCGTTCGAGCATGTCAGCCGTGGTGGGCGGATGTTGATGTTGATTGCCGGGTACTCAGGTATCGGCAAGACCTGCCTGGTGCAAGAGCTGTTCCGGCCCATCACCATGCGGCGTGGGTATTTCATCAGCGGTAAATTTGACCAGTTCCAGCGCACTGTGCCGTACAGCGCATTGGTCACGGCGCTGCAGTCGTTGATCGGCCAGCTGTTGACCGAGAGCGAGGTCAGCATTCTGCGGTGGCGGAAACTGCTGATCGATGCGCTGGAGCAGAATGGCCAGTTGATCATCGATGTGATTCCTGAGCTGGAGCTGATCCTGGGGCCGCAGCCGCCAGTGGCCGCCTTGCCCCCCCGCGAGGCGCAGAATCGCTTCAATATGTTGTTCCAGCGCTTTGTCCGCGTGTTTTACCAGGCGGATCACCCACTGGTGATTTTTCTGGATGACTTGCAGTGGGCGGATATGGCGACATTGCAGCTGATGGAGGTGCTGTTGATCGACGATGAGGCCGGACATCTGATGATCATCGGTGCTTTCCGCGACAACGAAGTCAACGAGCAACATCCATTGACCGCGCTGACCGAACGGCTGGATCGACAGGCCGCGCCGATTTCATTCATCGTACTGCAGTCGATGCACCTGGAGCATGTGACACGGCTGGTCAGTGATGCGTTCTACTGTAGCCTGGAGGAAGCCGAACCACTGGCTGACCTGGTCTTGCACAAGACGGCGGGCAACCCGTTCTTTGTCGGCCAGTTTCTGACCACCTTGTACCAAGAGGGTATGATCCAGTTCCAGGCTGACCCGGAAAACCCCGATCATGCACGCTGGCGCTGGGATATTGCTCGTATCGAGCAATCTGATATCACCGACAATGTCGTCAGCCTGATGCTGGCCAAATTACGTAAACAGCCAGCGGACACGGTGGCTGCACTCAGGCTGGCCGCCTGCCTGGGTAACCGCTTCGATCTGGCGACCTTGGCCCTGGTGATCGAAAGGCAACCCGCTGAGTGTTACCGGCGGCTGTTCCCGGCAGTACGTGATGGCATTTTGCTGCCCGCTTCGGATCTGTCCATCCTTGATCAGAGCAACCCGGATTCAACCCTGGTCTACCATCGACTGAAATTTCTGCATGATCGGGTGCAGCAAGCCGCATATGAGCTGATCGCAGACGACGAAAAGCCCGGCCTGCATCTAAGGCTGGGGCGTCTGTTGCTCAATAACCTGGGGATGGCGGCATGGGGTGAGCGCTTGTTCGAGGTGGTGGATCATCTGAATCGTGGCCTGGCATTGGTCGATGCGGAAGGTGAGCGGATCGAAGTCGCTCAGCTCAATCTGGAGGCTGCCCGGAAAGCCAAATTTGCCTCTGCCTACAGTGCAGCGCTGAGTTATCTGCAGCAAGGCATGACGGCATTTCCCGGTGATTGGGCGGAGCAGTACGACCTGACGTTGGCGCTGCACCGTGAGCGCGCCGAGGCTGAATACCTGAACGGCTGTTATGAAGCGTCAGAGCAACTGATCGACACCATCTGGCAGAAAGCAGCATTGCTCGATCGCAGCGAAGCCTACGCTCAGCTGGTCACCCAGCTCACCATGCTGGGCAAGAACGAGGAGGCGGTCGAATCGGCCAGCAAGGCACTGGCTCTGCTAGGCATGGGCTTCCCGGTACCAGAGAATCTGAACGCCGCGTTGGAGGCGGAGATCGCTGATGTGGAGGCTGGTCTGCAAGCCTGTACCGTCGCATCCTTGATTGATCTGCCCGCCATGACCGACCCGCGCATCATGGCCGTCATGAAGGTGATGATGACGGTGCACACCACCATCTACTTCACCAACCGGTATGCCCTTTACAGCTGGGTGTTGGCGCGCATGACCAAGCTGTCGATGCAGTATGGCAATGTGCCCGAGTCGTCAAAAGGCTATGCCAGCTTTGGCAATACCCTGGCCGCCAACCGTGGCCGGTATCAGATGGGGTACGAATTCGGCATGCTGGGGCTGCGTCTGGCTGAGAAATACAATAGCCACAGCTTGAAGTGCAAGGCCTGCCTGATCATCAGCATGTTCCTCAATCATTGGATGCGCCCGGTGTCCGAGGCTGACGTGTTCAATGATGAGGGACAGCGTGCTGGTATGGAATCCGGAGAGTTTCAATTCATCGGCTATATTCTGGCCAATTGTCGAACCCTGAATGGCTTTCTGCGGGGGGAGAATCTCAACAAGTTACTGAGCGATACCACGCGTCATCTGTCCTTCGCCAAGCGGGTGAAACACAATCTGTCCACCGACAATATCCTCGGGTGTCGCTTGGTGGCGGCCAATCTGGCTGGCGAGACCGCAGGCATCCTGTCATTTGATGTCGCGGACACCACCGAGGCGGATTTCCTGCTGGCCAGCCATGAGCACCGGTCATTTGCCGCCTTGTGTTTTTACCGTCTGGCCAAGGCGTTTGCCCTGTATCTGTATGGTTTTCCGGAGCTGGCATTGGGCTGTCTGGACGAGGCGCGGGGCATGCAGGGCTATGTGAAAGGCAATCTCACCGAGGCCGCCATCAATTTTGTCCATTCGCTGGTGCTCTTGGCGCTATACCCAGATGTGGACGTGGAGGGGGCGAGCCTAGCCCAGATTGAGGCCAATCAGGCGCAGTTGTTGATCTGGGCAGAGCATTGCCCCGCCAATTTCCTGCATCAATACCAGCTGGTGTCCGCCGAGCTGGCCCGCATCCAGGGAGAGACTGAGCACGCCATGCAGCTTTACGATGCAGCCATCCAGACAGCAGGCAATAGTGGGCACTTACAGCACGAGGCCATGGCCAATGAGTTGGCAGCCAAGTTCTGGTTGCAACAAGGCAAGCTGGACTTTGGCCGGATCTATATGCGCAAGGCACGGTTTGGCTATGTCGCATGGGGGGCAAAGAATAAAGCCGCTGCTTTGCTGAGCGAGCATCCACGTCTTTTGACGGAGTTTCTGCCTGCTACGGCCAGCCCGACCCCGGTTGCCAATCAATTGGTGGGCGACCCACCACAGATGGCAGCGCCCATCCGGCGGCGGCCCAGCCGGATAGATGATGGCCCCTCGCTGGGCGAGCTGGACATCGCCGCTGTGCTCAAGGCATCACACGCCATTTCCAGCGAGATTGTGCTCGACAAGCTGCTCGGGCAATTGCTGAATACCCTGTTGGAATCTGCCGGAGGACAAAAAGCGTGCCTGTTGCTGAAGCGGGATGAAAGCTGGGTGGTCGCTGCCAGCCAGACTGGTCACCAGACGCCCAGCCTGCCGGCCATAGGTGACCCGTCCGCATTGCCCAACCCCTTGGAGCTACCGCTGCAGATCACCCAATATGTGGAGCGCACCCAAGCCTGTGTCGTGCTGCACGATGCAACCATCGATGGCTTGTTCGTCTCCGACCCGTATATCGTCGCGGTGATGCCTAAATCAGTACTGTGCATGCCGATCCTGCGCCAGCATGTGATGGTGGGCATGTTGTACCTGGAAAACAGCCAATTGGCGGGCGTCTTCCACACCGAACGGGTGGAGTTGCTGAATCTGTTGGCGACGCAGGCGGCCATATCCATCCAGAACGCCATGCTGTATGAAAAACTGGCGCGGGAGATCGAAGAGCATAAGCTGTCAGAACAGAAGCTACGTGAGGCGGAATCAAAGTTCCGTGACATTTTCGACAATGCCGCCGAGGGGATCTTTCGCTGTGAGTGGGATGGTCAACTGATTCTGGCGAACAATGCCTTGGCCCGGATTCTGGGCTGCAAATCGCCGGAGGACTTGAAAACACATTATGGCCGGCAGCCGTTTGACGTCTTTCTCGGGCGGGAGGCCAATGACGGCCTGGCAAGCGCCATCCGGCTCGAAGGCGCCATCCGCAATGTCGAGGTGCCCGCCAGGCGGGCAGATGGCACGGAGATCGAGCTGTCCATCACCGCCCATGTGGTTCGGAACGAGCAGAATGAAGTGATCTGCTATGAAGGCATGGTGCAGGACATCACCGAGCGCAAGCGTCTGGAAAGCGCCTTGCAACATCAGGCCACGCATGATGCGCTGACCGGTCTACCGAACCGCAATGTGTTCATGGATCGGCTGACCCAGGCCATTGCCTATGCTCGCCGCAACAATGGCCGCTGTGCAGTGTGCTTCATCGATCTCGACCGCTTCAAGTGGATCAATGACAGTTTTGGACATGAAATGGGTGATGAGCTGCTGAAAACACTGGCGGGCCGTATGACCAGCTGTGTACGGGATTCAGACACCATTGCCCGTATCGGTGGCGACGAGTTCGTGGTGTTGTTGCAAGACGCCGTCGATGGCAACGAAGAATCGAAAGTCATTCAGCGGGTATTGAGCCGGGTAGTGGAGCCCATCCACCTGGGCGGACGGGAGCTGGTGGTCACCTGTAGCGTCGGTTACAGCGCATTTCCGACGGATGGGCGCAATGCCGATGACCTGCTCCGGTTTGCTGATGCTGCCATGTACCAAGCCAAGCAGGAAGGCCGCAACAATCTGCAGACCTACAGCGCGGAGCTTGGGCACAAGTTATCTGAAAAAGTACATATCGAGAGCGAGCTGCGTCATGCCATCGAACGGGAGCAACTGTCCTTGCACTACCAGCCGCAGATCGAGCTGAAGACCGGTCGCATCGTCGGCCTGGAAGCCTTGTTACGCTGGAAGCACCCAGAGCTGGGGAATATCTCGCCGGGCCGCTTCATCCCGATCGCTGAGGAAACCGGCCTGATCGAGCCACTGGGCGAGTGGGTGATTCATCAGGCCTGCCGGCAGAACCGGGTCTGGCAGGAAATGGGCATGCCGGAGCTGAGCATTGCCGTTAACGTATCGGCCAAGCAATTCAGGCGACGGGGCCTGGAAGTATTGTTGGCCAATCTATTGCAGTCCACCCACATGACACCGGAGTTTCTGGAGCTGGAATTGACGGAAAGCGTGTCGATGGACGACCCGGAAAAGAATATCGCATTGATGTACAAGCTGAAGGAGCTTGGTGTCAAGCTGGCCATCGATGACTTCGGTACGGCTTATTCGAATATGCACTATCTGAAACGTTTTCCGATCGATAAGCTGAAGCTGGATGGCTCGTTTGTGAAAGAGATCACATCAGACCCGCGCAGCCTGGCCATTACCGATGCCATCATCTCCATGGCGCACCGGCTGGGGCTGGTGGTGATTGCCGAGATGGTGGAGACCCCCGGCCAGGTGGCATTGCTCGAAAGCCGGGAATGCGACCAAGTGCAAGGCCATTACTTCAGCGCGGCCATGCCCGCCGAGGCATGCAGCAACCTGCTGCGCGAGGGGCATATCCGTGCGCCGATCGGTGTGCGGAAAAAGACGCGACAGCATACCTTGATGATCGTGGATGATGAATTCAGCGTCACCACTGCGATGGAGCGCGATCTGCGCGAGGCCGACTACCGGATATTGATCGCCAACGATGTGCAGATTGCATTCGAGGAGCTGGCCTGTCATCACGTCGGGGTGATTCTGTGTGATCAGCATATGCCAGACATGATGGGCATCGACTTCCTGAAGCGGGCCCGTCAGTTGTCACCGAATACGGTGCGGTTGTTGATGAGCAGCCATGCCGATTTCCGTGGCATGCTGGACGCCATCAACGATGGGACGGTACATAAATTCATCAACAAACCGGTGGACCGCATCGAGCTACGTACCCACGTTGCCGATGCGCTGGTGCTGCATGAAAGATTGCTGCGCTCTGGGTTGATCACCGATCCGCATGCGGGTCTGTGGGCGCCCAATCCGGCGTTGCCGGGCTGA
- a CDS encoding YciI family protein has product MFLITLTYRVPLTAVDAALPAHIDYLQQQYAAGVFLASGRRTPRTGGVILATAADRQTLNATLAADPFYQQGIADYDVIEFTPTMTAPGLEKLKEY; this is encoded by the coding sequence ATGTTCCTCATCACCCTGACCTATCGCGTACCATTGACGGCAGTCGATGCCGCCCTGCCTGCGCACATCGATTACCTGCAGCAACAATATGCAGCTGGTGTGTTCCTGGCCAGCGGTCGGCGCACGCCTCGCACTGGGGGTGTGATCTTGGCGACTGCCGCCGATCGCCAGACATTGAATGCCACGCTGGCCGCCGATCCCTTTTACCAGCAGGGCATCGCTGATTATGATGTGATTGAATTCACCCCGACCATGACGGCCCCGGGACTTGAAAAATTGAAGGAATACTAG
- a CDS encoding GNAT family N-acetyltransferase, whose amino-acid sequence MYHIESLRPDHTALAADFYRQIGYRHMLTGDERLIGAWSDNRLVGCVRLCQEQGESVLRGMQILPAYQRQGLGTRLLLALTQAVGDQPCYCVPYHHLHGFYHQAGFRVLPLDQAPGFLSERVLRYRHDGLPVDLMARLPSYTD is encoded by the coding sequence ATGTATCATATCGAATCGTTGCGCCCTGACCACACGGCCCTCGCCGCCGACTTCTACCGCCAGATCGGTTACCGTCATATGCTGACTGGCGATGAGCGACTCATCGGAGCCTGGTCGGACAACCGGCTCGTCGGATGCGTCCGGCTCTGCCAAGAACAAGGTGAATCCGTCCTGCGTGGCATGCAGATCTTGCCGGCGTACCAGCGGCAAGGCCTGGGCACCCGGTTGTTGTTGGCGCTCACTCAAGCAGTTGGCGACCAGCCCTGCTATTGTGTGCCATATCACCATTTACATGGTTTCTATCATCAAGCCGGTTTTCGCGTGTTGCCGCTGGATCAAGCCCCTGGTTTTCTGTCCGAGCGGGTATTGCGTTACCGTCATGATGGATTGCCAGTCGATTTGATGGCTCGTCTACCTTCATACACCGATTGA
- the mltG gene encoding endolytic transglycosylase MltG produces the protein MFKLIKILLLLGIVLIVASGGWLFHFANSPLPVGQYPKTFTIRHDSNLRAVTRQLTHQKVLNEPWSFWLLARLSGRSTQLKAGSYQLTEAITPLILLDKLQKGDFHLSVVTIIEGWTFRQMREALDRHAHLRHDTQGLTDEEILNRLDIPQRNPEGLFFPDTYFAALGSSDLQILRRAHETMQQHLEEAWNERAADLPYRDAYEALIMASLIEKETGRASDRTLIGGVFVNRLKKGMRLQTDPSVIYGLGAKFDGDLRKADLQNDTPYNTYTRGGLPPTPIALPGLQSLQAAVNPARTDALYFVARGDGSSHFSGSLDEHNRAVDKYIRSR, from the coding sequence CTGTTCAAGCTCATCAAAATACTATTGTTGCTGGGTATCGTACTGATCGTCGCATCTGGCGGCTGGCTGTTCCATTTTGCCAACAGCCCGCTGCCCGTCGGCCAATACCCCAAAACATTCACAATCCGCCACGACAGCAATCTACGCGCTGTCACCCGTCAGCTCACGCATCAAAAGGTGCTGAATGAACCTTGGAGCTTCTGGCTGCTGGCACGCCTGTCTGGCCGCAGCACCCAGCTGAAGGCTGGCAGCTATCAGCTTACCGAGGCAATCACCCCGCTGATCCTGTTGGATAAATTACAGAAAGGGGACTTCCACCTGAGCGTCGTCACCATCATCGAGGGCTGGACATTCCGGCAGATGCGCGAAGCACTGGACCGCCATGCCCACCTGCGGCACGACACCCAGGGGTTGACGGATGAGGAGATCCTCAACCGGCTGGACATCCCTCAGCGTAATCCAGAGGGCCTGTTCTTCCCAGATACCTATTTCGCGGCGCTGGGCAGCTCCGACCTGCAGATCCTACGCCGTGCACACGAGACCATGCAGCAACACCTTGAAGAAGCCTGGAACGAACGCGCCGCAGACCTTCCGTACCGCGATGCCTACGAGGCGCTGATCATGGCCTCGCTGATCGAAAAGGAAACTGGCAGAGCGTCGGATCGCACACTGATCGGTGGGGTGTTTGTGAATCGCCTGAAGAAAGGCATGCGCCTGCAAACCGACCCAAGTGTGATCTATGGGCTGGGCGCCAAATTTGATGGCGACTTGCGCAAGGCCGACCTGCAGAACGACACCCCCTACAACACCTACACCCGAGGCGGCCTGCCACCCACACCGATTGCCCTGCCCGGTTTGCAGTCGCTGCAGGCGGCGGTGAACCCGGCCCGTACCGATGCCTTGTATTTCGTTGCACGCGGCGATGGCAGCTCCCACTTCTCCGGCTCGCTTGATGAACATAACCGCGCTGTCGATAAATACATCCGGAGTCGTTGA